The following are encoded together in the Cytophagales bacterium genome:
- a CDS encoding DUF4011 domain-containing protein yields MQKLLQAYARRLTNLSGRNRSLLLLRLSVIQDIDLTEFDQELTGGTFDIISQLIARKKSIPLCRWLDSRDKQINELSKRLKTIQRRDKFIYEERGARDLYVGWPFAKGRFLDGTLVRCPLLFFPVELSINKKNQWELNNHKELTISFNKSFLLAFSHFNKVALREEFIDHTFEDFSVDSRIFRTLLYELLKPFEINFNQDLFIDKIEPFKNFRKDEFEKKHQAGQIKLFPEAILGIFPLAGSYLMPDYAELIENNDFKDIEEFFLSKLLPDDANMYNANPAIGGANDTNKDQPPVPSAQHYLSKVKEEKTVTAFEMDASQENALKAVKHGNSIVVHGPPGTGKSQLICNLICDYIAKGKNVLLVCQKRAALDVAFRRMKTKGFENFIALVHDFKNDRKRIYEKINTQIDKLDEYRNINNSLDAILLEREFLHTSRRIDQITEELEEFKHALFDESECGISIKELYLNSSMEEPSVNLKEEYKNFNFREITGFVQKLRNYVAYAERFEEEGYPLKERISFKDHSVSDLQEILQLLKVIPQYQQKIFEKTTSIIGNKLMLEECQWVISRKEVFPQLFNILQTDKLYDRFVYLLDQPTNQQWFDQQAGLMLGCYSKEGIEISVPTKNLGKFQKTVQKISQARKSLRKWLKWKLFSKDKILITRVLVANGLRVTRKDLKILEARLDNRMNLEHNITTLLETPWINDIPESCSYDEISGWIDQLKKGLQAKELFSSLRSFKDHINFKDLSYREFKKQIEQLYKEIATVPEKLGEWQRYLTTNQINRVLTDKKYLESVASAIKNDFDSLTEYDKIKDSFKPYERSVVNKLLNKADKVNEDTVLKLFYNSLSLAWIEPIELKYPILRAVSSQKIAQLEKELQSCIKEKFEVCNNEIVLLKAREKVYYDLQYNRLNNMVTYRDLKHQVTKKRKIWPIRKLISNFSVELFNLIPCWMASPEAVSAIFPMMELFDLVIFDEASQCFAEKGIPAMYRGRQVVIAGDEMQLSPSDLYQVRWEEEEDEDMPELEIDSLLDLGAISLPNFKLLSHYRSKSLDLIDFSNKHFYEQRLQLLPDFNLINKHQPAINYLKVDGTWQDNTNVEEAKKVVELVEQLLKESKNLNPKSQIPNPKSEIGIITFNFKQQHLILDLLEEASVEKNFVIPKSLLVKNIENVQGDEKDIIIFSIGYAPDPKGRLIMHFGSLNAPKGENRLNVAVTRAKERVIIVSSILPQQLKVEDSKHQGPKLLKAYLQYARDVSDGKYKPTPVRKDDFNTSWFLKNKLININKDAGQEARYREQKTKEEAKNHQFIEELPFADITIKDKKDYKALILTDDTLYHQSVSVKDAHAYVPMNMINKNWKYVRVYSREFWKNQKEVANMLFRL; encoded by the coding sequence GCAGGAACCGGTCGTTGCTCCTGTTAAGATTATCTGTAATACAAGATATAGACCTGACTGAATTTGACCAGGAACTCACGGGAGGTACCTTTGATATAATCTCGCAGTTGATTGCCCGCAAAAAAAGTATTCCATTGTGTCGTTGGCTTGATAGCCGCGACAAGCAAATCAATGAATTAAGCAAACGACTAAAAACAATACAGCGCAGGGATAAATTTATTTATGAAGAAAGAGGAGCCAGGGATCTATATGTAGGATGGCCGTTTGCAAAAGGCAGATTTTTAGATGGAACCTTGGTGAGATGCCCGCTGCTGTTTTTCCCTGTTGAATTAAGCATAAATAAAAAAAACCAATGGGAGCTAAATAACCATAAAGAGCTTACTATCTCGTTTAATAAAAGTTTTTTGCTCGCTTTTTCCCACTTTAACAAGGTTGCACTCCGGGAAGAATTCATTGATCACACATTTGAAGATTTCAGTGTGGATAGCCGTATATTTCGTACCCTGCTTTATGAATTGCTGAAGCCTTTTGAAATCAATTTCAACCAGGATCTTTTTATTGATAAAATTGAACCTTTCAAAAATTTCAGAAAAGATGAATTTGAAAAAAAACATCAAGCCGGTCAGATAAAATTATTCCCTGAAGCTATACTGGGTATTTTCCCTCTTGCTGGCTCGTATCTTATGCCTGATTATGCAGAGCTGATAGAAAATAATGATTTCAAGGATATTGAAGAGTTCTTCTTATCAAAACTCCTCCCCGATGATGCTAATATGTATAATGCAAATCCCGCCATTGGCGGGGCTAATGATACAAATAAAGACCAGCCCCCAGTACCCAGCGCCCAACACTATCTTTCAAAAGTAAAAGAAGAAAAGACCGTCACTGCTTTTGAAATGGATGCGTCCCAGGAGAATGCTTTGAAAGCTGTCAAACACGGAAACTCCATTGTTGTACACGGACCTCCCGGAACCGGCAAATCTCAATTAATCTGCAACCTAATCTGTGATTATATTGCAAAGGGGAAAAATGTATTATTAGTATGCCAGAAACGGGCTGCCCTTGATGTTGCTTTTCGAAGGATGAAAACCAAGGGTTTTGAGAATTTTATAGCATTAGTTCATGATTTCAAAAATGACCGCAAACGCATCTATGAAAAGATCAATACGCAAATTGATAAATTAGATGAATACCGTAATATCAACAACAGCTTAGACGCCATTCTTCTTGAACGGGAATTTTTACATACCAGCCGTAGAATTGACCAGATCACAGAAGAACTGGAAGAATTCAAGCATGCCCTGTTTGACGAAAGTGAATGTGGTATTTCTATCAAGGAATTATACCTCAACAGCTCCATGGAAGAACCATCTGTAAATCTCAAAGAAGAATATAAAAACTTCAATTTCAGGGAAATAACGGGTTTCGTACAAAAACTAAGGAATTATGTTGCCTATGCAGAACGCTTTGAAGAGGAAGGTTATCCCCTGAAAGAGCGAATATCCTTTAAAGATCATTCCGTCTCTGACCTGCAAGAAATTCTTCAGTTACTAAAAGTAATTCCTCAATACCAGCAAAAAATATTTGAGAAAACCACGTCTATCATCGGTAATAAACTTATGCTTGAAGAATGCCAATGGGTGATTTCAAGAAAAGAAGTGTTCCCGCAATTATTTAATATCCTCCAGACAGATAAGCTCTATGATAGATTTGTTTATTTATTAGACCAACCTACCAACCAACAATGGTTTGATCAGCAAGCCGGTTTAATGCTGGGTTGTTATTCTAAAGAAGGTATAGAAATCAGTGTCCCAACTAAAAATTTAGGTAAGTTTCAGAAAACTGTACAAAAAATCTCGCAGGCAAGAAAAAGTTTGAGGAAATGGCTGAAATGGAAATTGTTTTCCAAGGATAAAATATTGATCACAAGAGTATTGGTTGCCAATGGATTAAGGGTAACAAGAAAAGACCTGAAAATTCTTGAAGCACGCCTTGACAACCGGATGAACTTAGAGCATAATATCACCACATTGTTAGAAACACCCTGGATTAATGATATTCCGGAATCCTGTAGCTATGATGAAATTTCCGGGTGGATTGACCAACTAAAGAAAGGACTTCAGGCAAAGGAGCTTTTCTCATCATTAAGAAGCTTTAAAGATCATATCAATTTCAAAGACCTTTCTTATAGAGAGTTTAAAAAACAAATTGAGCAGTTGTATAAAGAAATTGCAACTGTACCTGAAAAATTAGGAGAATGGCAGCGCTATTTAACTACCAACCAGATCAACCGGGTCTTGACTGATAAAAAATATTTAGAATCTGTAGCAAGCGCCATCAAAAATGATTTCGATTCTTTAACGGAGTATGATAAAATTAAAGATTCATTTAAACCCTATGAACGTTCTGTTGTAAATAAGCTCCTTAACAAAGCCGATAAAGTGAACGAAGATACAGTATTGAAGCTTTTTTATAACTCTCTGAGCTTAGCCTGGATCGAGCCGATTGAACTAAAGTATCCCATACTCCGTGCAGTATCTTCACAGAAAATCGCACAATTAGAAAAAGAGCTGCAAAGCTGTATTAAGGAAAAATTTGAAGTTTGTAATAACGAAATAGTGCTGTTAAAGGCCCGTGAAAAAGTATATTATGACCTGCAGTATAACCGGCTCAATAATATGGTTACCTACCGCGACCTGAAACATCAGGTGACCAAAAAAAGAAAGATCTGGCCGATCAGAAAACTGATCTCAAATTTCTCAGTAGAACTTTTTAACCTGATACCTTGCTGGATGGCCTCTCCCGAGGCAGTTTCTGCCATCTTTCCAATGATGGAACTGTTTGACCTTGTAATTTTTGATGAAGCTTCACAATGCTTTGCGGAGAAAGGCATCCCTGCTATGTATAGAGGCAGACAGGTGGTAATAGCCGGTGATGAAATGCAGCTTTCACCTAGTGACCTGTACCAGGTAAGGTGGGAAGAGGAAGAGGACGAAGATATGCCTGAACTGGAAATTGATTCTTTATTAGACCTGGGGGCTATTAGTTTACCAAACTTTAAGCTATTGAGTCATTATAGAAGCAAATCATTAGACCTGATAGATTTTTCTAACAAACACTTTTATGAACAGCGGCTCCAGTTGTTGCCTGATTTTAATTTAATTAACAAACATCAGCCGGCCATTAACTATTTAAAGGTTGATGGTACCTGGCAGGATAATACCAATGTTGAAGAAGCAAAGAAAGTTGTTGAATTGGTTGAACAATTGTTGAAGGAATCCAAAAATCTAAATCCCAAATCCCAAATCCCAAATCCCAAATCCGAAATAGGTATCATTACCTTTAATTTCAAGCAGCAGCATCTTATTTTAGACTTGCTTGAAGAAGCGTCTGTTGAAAAGAATTTTGTAATACCAAAATCATTGCTTGTTAAAAATATTGAAAATGTACAAGGTGATGAAAAGGATATCATCATTTTCTCAATTGGCTATGCCCCTGACCCAAAAGGAAGATTGATCATGCATTTTGGCAGCCTTAATGCACCGAAAGGTGAAAACAGGCTGAACGTAGCCGTTACAAGAGCAAAGGAAAGGGTTATTATTGTTAGCAGTATTTTACCCCAGCAGCTAAAAGTAGAAGATTCAAAACACCAGGGGCCTAAACTGTTAAAAGCTTACCTCCAATACGCCCGTGATGTTTCAGATGGCAAATATAAGCCCACACCTGTAAGAAAAGATGATTTTAACACTTCGTGGTTTCTTAAAAATAAGCTGATTAATATAAATAAGGACGCGGGACAAGAGGCAAGGTATAGGGAACAAAAAACTAAAGAAGAGGCAAAGAATCACCAATTTATAGAAGAATTACCTTTTGCAGACATTACCATCAAGGATAAAAAAGATTATAAAGCCCTGATACTGACCGATGATACGCTCTACCACCAAAGCGTCTCGGTAAAAGATGCCCACGCTTATGTGCCAATGAATATGATAAATAAAAACTGGAAATACGTACGGGTTTACAGCAGGGAGTTTTGGAAAAACCAGAAAGAAGTAGCAAATATGCTATTTCGGTTGTAA